The following nucleotide sequence is from Lasioglossum baleicum unplaced genomic scaffold, iyLasBale1 scaffold2382, whole genome shotgun sequence.
ACAAAACTCGAAAATGCCTCTGCGAGCCTGAATATCGGTATGCACGCGGATTCCTAGGCGTCCGGGCAGATTCGGACAGATTCGGAGAGATTCGGCTCGCTTTGCAAGGCGGAGGCTAACGGGCGCTGGGCGGTTTGCATAGGAGAAAGGGGAAAGGGGAAAGGGGAAAGGGAAAGCCGAGAGTCGGATCGCGCCCCACGGACGCGTTCGGTCGACAAGCGGGAGAGCTAAATCGGCGAATCCTCggatctttctttctttccttcccCCGATTCGCCGATTTCCCCTCGCGCGATGCCAGTTATCTTCGATCTATTGATCTACCGAAGCGACAACAAAGACAAAaccaaaaacaaacaaaaaaatggaacaaaaagtgaaaaaaagAGCCAAGCGTTTACTGTACAAttatattcttttacgttaaCGACTTACTATTGAGTAGACGAGTAGTGTATTTTACATTACCGAAATATGATAGCGTTACTTGTCTTACCCTAATTTTATATATCATCGAAGATACGTATCCGCAGGAATAACGATTATAGTCAGCACTACAGTGAAGTTACTATACGTCTGTAGATAACAAAGGTCCGCAAAGAGATTTTAAAAACCGACACGATGTTCAATGTATTTAACTAATTGATCTTCTCTCTCGAAAGATgaacaatatacaagaatatgtaACGGGAGTGAATGTTGCGCGTCCCATTCATTCGTCTCCTATGCCCTCGTTGTTCGACGCGCGTATCCTCGAGAACCACACCGattattaacgaagaaaataaagGAAAGGAGGTTCGTTgaacaaaaacgaaaaaaaaacaaaaaaagtacAAGTCAGTGTTGCCTTTCGATTTCTTttgtctttctctttttttcttattttattgatTCTTCTATCGTGTATCACGATGAAACGAACAGCGATCGATGAGACGTGTAGAGGGCGAGCGGGGGGTACGATTGAGAAACGTTCGATGGATAAAAAAACGAGAACCGGGAACGGGACAATGAAATGCAGCGCAGGAAGAGGAAGGAAAAGGCGAAGAAACATCTCGCGAATAAATAACTAACGAAGGTTATGAACATCGGTATGTACATGTACGCATAGTATTATAATAAAGGGGGGAAGAGAGAGATTATAATAAAGACTAAGTTATACTAGTCGATACGCAGTGTAGATGAGGTTAAACGATTCGCGCGCTCGGGCATAAGATCGTATCGTCGGTATCGGACACGATTTTAGCTTGACGTATCAAACCAGCGGAGAAATCGCCGTCCCTTGCAATTTCCTCTGGTCCTCGAAGAGCATGCTCGTGAATAAATTTAACCACCAATTTCGGATTCACGTACGACATGCTCAGTCGGCATCCCCATGCGACCAAAGCCAGCGGCTGAAATATACATCTTACGTTTAATCGAGTTTCAAAGGAATCGTGATTACAAGTGCTTACGCGACTCTCGTCCAGCAGGTTCGATGGACTGATTACGTGCCGTCGTAGGCAACCTCTCAGCAGGCTTTTCAAGCGCTTTACTTCCATCGGATTGGCGCACGGATGATACAGTGCAACGATCGCTCCGTGCTAAACGATAAACGTAAAAAAGATTGAGAAAGAGGAATTAAGGAGGATAAAACGAAGAACAGAACCGTTCTTTCTGCAAATTACCTCGAGACTATGGAGCCATCTCTGTCTCGGCAAGAATTTGTATTCGCCATAGACGGGCCACAAAGGTCTGTGCGAGCCACTAAGAATAGCGCACAGCTAGTATTACGAGTATGCGATCGTAtggctttttttttttttttttttttttttttctaacgAAACAACAGGCGTACTTACAACACCGGAACATTGTCGTCGTACTCTATTTCCTCGTACATGCATTTATGTATAGCCTGCAAACATTCGAGTCGATTAGGTATCTCGCTTATTCGCAACTATCATCGACACGCGCGTTATCGTTATTCGATCAGGTGTCGATTAAACTACAAAGAAATACTAACGACGTAATACTTTGGGATGCGTTCGCAGTACTTGGTCGCTATCACTTTTCTGTCTGGAACGATTCTCTTGTCGTAACACGTGTAATTGATAGGACTGCCGCCCCAGTCCATGGTTAAATTGGTCTAAAACGTGACGCTTTGGCTGAGGATAGTTAACGAGGATGACGATACGACAGTTTGATCGATCGACGAGTATACGCCGGTCACGTACCTTTGCATCGTCGCAGCTTTTCGACGGATATCCCATTGGAACTCCATGAGGAGACTGCGAGGATCCTAAAACAGTGGTCTGGTCGACTTTTGGAAATACTTTTGGTGGCACGGTGGGATCGTTTGGCCTGTGAGGCATCCATTGGCCTgtccaatttttcaattcatcgTCGTAATCGTCGATGTTTCGACGAATTTCCCTGTCATCGTTCACCGCGTACTTTCGCATAAGCGTGCGCAACCGATCGAAATCGGCTAAAACGTTCCGTGGATCTTCTGTAACGTTTTCACAGCGAATTACGTTTAGTCTTCGATTCGTTTTTCAAACGCCTCGAGAGGAATATCGGAAAGCGAAAACTAAGAAATACCTTTAGAGGTTAGGAAAGACGGCAAACGTCTGTTTCGGAATTACGCTGCACTCGAGGCGTTTGAGGCTTCGTTAACTTAACGCTAATCTAGTTACCTTCGATGTAATCGTTGCCAAGATATTGAGCATTCGCAACGCCTCGTGGAAACATATAACACAGGAAAACAACCAAAATACACGACCCTTTCATTTTCGCACAATTGACGCGACAGCAACGTATCGATCAATAGTTATCAGCGAATGCGACACAGTCGCCATCTCGCAGTTGCGAACGGAAACGGTATACGCTTTTGTGGATGCGACTATTCGTCGTTATCATCTGCCAGGTTAGGTTTCAACGAAGGCTAAGGGAACGAGAAACGCGCGATCAACGAAATACGCTCGAGCACGTATCTCGTTGAAAGAAAATTACcgtatacgtattatatttatttatgtacatatatataatataatatatatatatatatatatatatatatatatatagagagagagagagagagagagagagagagagatagaacaGAAAAGACGGAAATGGAAAACGTGAATTGGGCGATTGACTTTATTATCGCTTATTTGCACATGTACATTTGTTTCCCGAAATACGCAGCATCTTAGCGAATTGCAGAGAAGGGAAGAATTTTATGGATGCGAACGACGCAGAAACGACGTTACGCGTTCCGTTAGCGTTTATTAGATTTACCGAACGTAGCCGGTAATCTCATTAATTACTCCTAGACTCGTGAGTGGTGTTTACGGTACGAACAGAGATTGCTCGAGTGCTCTATTGCGTTCGCGACCAAGAGGATCCGTAGGTCGAGGCACGATCTAAAATTAGTCGATGCTTTGCCTTGAAAAGGTCGATCAGTGATTTTCCGCTCAGGCGGAACGCAACAAAACAAACATTTTCCCGCCCTGTTTGGTGCTCTTATCGACGAGTCGTTTGAACGACGGCAAGTCCTCTCCCGGGCGAAATTTTTCACCGATCCTTTCCTCCGCGACAGCCCATGCAGCGTCCGACTACGACAACAAAGTTAATCTCATGGGAGGGATGGGTTTAGTTTATCCTTCCTCGCGGACCATAACCTTTCACCGTCGACAACTGGATCTCTTAAGGGCCATTGCTCGAGCACGACAGCCGCGCTACCTAACGAACGCACTGACATTGCGATGCGCTCGATCACGTGACCGAATAGGTTTCGATGTATCGCGTGACGATTCGATAATCGATCGAGAAGCAACGGAAAGCATCGGAAAATGTCAGATACGAAGAGCAGAAGGCGTAAAGTAGCTGTCAATCGCGCTATCGCGAGCAGAGACTAGTCGAGTTGATATCTAAAGCGGAGTGCACTCGACCGAGTAAATGAACGGGTATTGGCCGAGAGCGGAACGGTAAGGTAAACGGATGATCTAAACCGTATCGCAAACACTCTCTCGAGTGGCCATACTTGTAAAGCGTTCGCGCGTTCATACCTTATCTTTGTTCTCGCTTATCATCGCGCTACTAAAAGCTAAAAGGGAGCACGCGTTTTCttcgtcgtcttcttcttcttcttcttcttcttcttcttcttctccttcttcttctatcCTTCGTTCAACTCGTTTTTTACTTTCCATTAACAGAATTAATCGGATAAGAAGAAGCGCAGGCGGGCAAGTAGGCAGgaagaaaaagggaaaagaaagGGAATGAAATTTCTTGCGGTTTCAATTGCCACTCGCGGTTGAGGGATTCTGGGAGCGGAGCTTCCGGCAGCATACCGTTCATCGCGTACCAGTCCTTCGATCGGACCTTTCTTTCGCGCAGCTTTAATACGTGTACCTGGGAGAAAGATGAAGCGAAACAGAGACAGAGAGCCCGAGGATTGAGATATCAGCGAGTATGAAATGGACGTTTTACCGCGTAATGTAGCAGCCTGCGCGAGTAAAACTTGCTACGACACGTTTTCTTCTTGCAGCGCGACGCCGGCAGGTACCTTGGATAATGACCTTGCCCGGGGTCCCGTACTTCGTATTGCGACAACTTACCGTCGGTATTCGACTGGTGTTATTCCGATAAAGAGGTGTTTTAAGGGAGACCTGAGACCGCACCGAAGCGAGACGTTTGGAGAGGGCGTTGA
It contains:
- the LOC143221421 gene encoding uncharacterized protein LOC143221421, whose translation is MFPRGVANAQYLGNDYIEEDPRNVLADFDRLRTLMRKYAVNDDREIRRNIDDYDDELKNWTGQWMPHRPNDPTVPPKVFPKVDQTTVLGSSQSPHGVPMGYPSKSCDDAKTNLTMDWGGSPINYTCYDKRIVPDRKVIATKYCERIPKYYVAIHKCMYEEIEYDDNVPVFGSHRPLWPVYGEYKFLPRQRWLHSLEHGAIVALYHPCANPMEVKRLKSLLRGCLRRHVISPSNLLDESRPLALVAWGCRLSMSYVNPKLVVKFIHEHALRGPEEIARDGDFSAGLIRQAKIVSDTDDTILCPSARIV